A genome region from Flammeovirga agarivorans includes the following:
- a CDS encoding CRISPR-associated protein Cas7, which yields MNTLYISIAKKVDHSIFNVADGQKTYWDPTFNKRLPYSSGQQVKRCIIEEIANSGNFQLAPTTFENIVSKKKGKTEVSEGAVSTPCDPTYVDQLLGGWMNINKSSNIKRRSPLSISAMRPIHPLLAGVNETTGTFDRRDRNNNVVVFKEGDNILDEEAVDQLLEEFSSRSFTTKFLQEQRSATGIFIFDVAIDLNRLFSVKFSKIDSELTEEVKDKLLEQGWEQKDDQLILPKEKREMLIPHIVDGILNWRITSNQSRNFSMMEILAVATSTNVHEVSGAIRAELDQEEHAQLVLSDDAFITESAAAYSNSFNASPTAINDARSKIIELLSKHNPAQEKVTL from the coding sequence ATGAATACATTATATATCAGCATCGCTAAAAAAGTGGACCATTCTATTTTCAATGTAGCAGATGGTCAAAAAACCTACTGGGATCCTACTTTTAATAAAAGACTACCTTATTCTTCTGGCCAACAAGTAAAACGTTGTATCATCGAAGAAATAGCCAACTCCGGAAATTTTCAGCTTGCTCCTACCACTTTTGAAAATATCGTTTCCAAGAAGAAAGGTAAAACTGAAGTATCAGAAGGTGCAGTTTCTACACCATGTGATCCAACTTATGTTGATCAATTACTTGGTGGTTGGATGAATATCAATAAATCTTCAAATATCAAAAGAAGGTCTCCCCTATCCATTTCTGCTATGAGACCTATTCACCCTCTTTTAGCAGGAGTAAACGAAACAACAGGGACGTTCGATAGAAGAGATAGAAACAACAATGTAGTGGTATTCAAAGAAGGAGATAATATCTTGGATGAAGAAGCAGTTGATCAGTTATTAGAAGAATTTTCTTCAAGATCTTTCACTACTAAGTTTCTTCAAGAGCAGAGATCTGCAACAGGTATTTTTATATTTGATGTAGCTATAGATCTCAACCGTCTTTTCAGCGTAAAGTTTTCTAAAATTGACTCAGAACTTACAGAAGAAGTGAAAGACAAACTTCTAGAGCAAGGTTGGGAGCAGAAAGACGATCAGCTGATTCTTCCAAAAGAGAAAAGAGAAATGCTTATTCCTCATATTGTAGATGGTATTTTGAACTGGAGAATTACTTCCAATCAATCTCGTAACTTCTCTATGATGGAAATATTGGCGGTTGCAACATCCACAAACGTACATGAAGTATCAGGAGCAATCAGAGCCGAACTTGACCAAGAAGAGCACGCTCAATTAGTTTTAAGTGATGATGCATTTATTACAGAGTCTGCAGCTGCTTATTCCAATAGTTTTAATGCTTCTCCAACGGCTATCAATGATGCTAGATCAAAAATAATTGAGCTATTATCAAAGCACAATCCAGCACAAGAGAAAGTCACTCTTTAA
- a CDS encoding SLOG family protein produces MNHRIMDIINFKNKLIIAGTRYFQNHTMMDSFTKEFIESNNLHQFNTQLVSGGGRGADELGEEFAIRNGFKLKKFLPDWSQGKKAGPLRNKQMAEYATHLICFWDGESPGSKSMIQLARRYGLKYRVVDYKRNRIVEENAGLLFRK; encoded by the coding sequence ATGAATCATAGAATTATGGATATCATAAATTTTAAGAACAAGCTGATAATTGCTGGTACAAGATACTTCCAAAACCATACAATGATGGATAGTTTCACTAAGGAGTTTATTGAGTCTAACAACTTGCACCAATTTAATACGCAGTTGGTGTCTGGTGGTGGCAGAGGTGCGGATGAACTAGGAGAGGAGTTTGCAATTAGAAATGGTTTTAAGCTAAAGAAGTTTCTACCGGATTGGTCTCAGGGAAAAAAGGCGGGTCCTTTAAGAAATAAGCAGATGGCAGAATATGCCACTCATTTGATTTGCTTTTGGGATGGTGAAAGTCCAGGCTCAAAAAGTATGATTCAGTTGGCAAGAAGATACGGTTTGAAGTATCGGGTGGTAGATTATAAGCGGAATCGTATTGTTGAGGAAAATGCCGGTCTGCTGTTTAGGAAATAG
- a CDS encoding CRISPR-associated protein Cas4, translating to MTITPTIVSYLHLCHRKLWLHAHHLRMESTSELVAEGKLIGETTYPQRALKWQELDLGIAKIDFFDPKSNTIHEIKKSNKKSFAHNAQVKYYLYLLHKIGIAEPTAIIEYPKLRITKTVDWDTEEDQDLVESWINQADTIIKGTCPDRLQISKCKKCSYFDFCWSGE from the coding sequence ATGACCATAACACCAACTATCGTTTCTTACCTTCACCTATGTCACAGAAAACTTTGGTTGCACGCTCATCATTTAAGAATGGAAAGTACCTCTGAGCTTGTTGCTGAAGGTAAATTGATTGGAGAAACGACCTACCCACAAAGAGCACTAAAATGGCAGGAATTAGATTTAGGAATAGCAAAAATTGACTTTTTTGATCCGAAATCAAATACAATTCATGAAATCAAAAAATCGAATAAAAAATCATTCGCTCACAATGCTCAAGTAAAATATTACTTATATCTATTACATAAGATCGGAATAGCGGAACCTACCGCAATTATCGAATATCCTAAATTGAGAATCACAAAAACAGTAGATTGGGATACAGAGGAAGATCAAGACCTTGTTGAAAGTTGGATTAACCAAGCAGATACAATAATCAAAGGTACTTGTCCCGACAGACTACAAATAAGTAAATGTAAAAAGTGTTCCTATTTTGACTTTTGCTGGAGCGGAGAATAG
- the cas2 gene encoding CRISPR-associated endonuclease Cas2, protein MYIILVYDINTKRGGKMLKLCRKYLNWIQNSVFEGELTNIQLENLKADANEIMQEGDSLIIFNNKSKKWLNKEIIGQEKSSINNFL, encoded by the coding sequence ATGTATATAATTTTAGTATATGATATCAATACAAAGCGAGGTGGAAAAATGCTTAAATTGTGTCGAAAATATCTCAATTGGATTCAAAACTCAGTATTTGAAGGTGAGCTTACAAACATTCAATTAGAAAACTTAAAGGCAGATGCAAATGAGATTATGCAAGAAGGTGACTCATTAATTATCTTCAATAACAAAAGTAAAAAATGGCTAAACAAAGAAATCATAGGACAAGAAAAATCATCCATAAATAACTTCCTTTAG
- the cas1b gene encoding type I-B CRISPR-associated endonuclease Cas1b, with the protein MKKSFYLFNPGRLSRKDNTLKFVPVDENVNEGQARYLPIEQVANLYVFGSLDANSALYNFLGKNGIGVHFFDYYEHYTGSFYPKEYLQAGQLHVQQSLHYSDPMKRITLAQEFINVGAFNMLKNLKYYQNRNKNTAEEILIIEELIKQINHTTKVDELMGIEGNIRQVYYSAFNKIIPTFPFNGRERQPPTDPINALISFCNMICYTACLDMLYHTQLDPTISFLHEPGVRRYSLALDVAEIFKPILVDRLIFSLVNKKHIQVKHFRNEVNACLLKESGRKIVMKAWDDKLTDTIKHRKLGRHVSYKHLIKLECYKLSKHLMSIEQYQGFKTWW; encoded by the coding sequence ATGAAAAAATCATTTTACTTATTTAATCCTGGTAGACTTAGCCGAAAAGACAATACCTTGAAATTTGTACCTGTAGATGAAAATGTAAACGAAGGACAAGCAAGATATTTACCCATTGAGCAAGTTGCTAATTTATATGTGTTTGGAAGCCTTGATGCCAACTCTGCACTTTATAACTTCCTCGGTAAAAACGGAATAGGAGTTCATTTTTTTGATTATTACGAACATTACACCGGTTCCTTTTACCCTAAAGAGTATCTACAAGCAGGGCAGTTACATGTACAGCAAAGTCTCCACTATAGTGATCCTATGAAAAGAATCACCTTAGCCCAAGAGTTTATCAACGTTGGAGCATTCAACATGCTTAAGAATTTGAAATACTATCAGAACAGAAATAAAAATACCGCAGAAGAGATTCTCATTATTGAGGAACTGATAAAACAAATCAATCACACTACTAAAGTAGATGAGCTAATGGGAATTGAAGGCAATATCAGACAAGTCTATTATTCAGCTTTCAATAAAATTATACCTACATTTCCCTTTAACGGAAGAGAAAGACAACCTCCAACAGATCCAATTAATGCTTTAATCAGTTTTTGTAATATGATCTGTTACACAGCCTGTCTAGATATGCTTTATCACACACAACTAGACCCTACAATCAGTTTTCTACATGAACCAGGTGTCAGAAGGTATTCCCTCGCGTTAGACGTAGCAGAGATATTCAAACCTATTCTTGTAGATAGATTAATATTCTCATTGGTCAACAAAAAACACATTCAGGTAAAACATTTTAGGAATGAAGTAAATGCTTGCCTACTCAAAGAATCAGGTCGGAAAATTGTGATGAAAGCATGGGATGATAAACTCACAGATACTATCAAACATAGAAAACTTGGACGGCATGTAAGCTATAAGCACCTCATAAAACTGGAATGTTACAAACTCTCCAAACACCTAATGAGCATCGAACAGTATCAAGGTTTTAAAACATGGTGGTAA